Proteins co-encoded in one Aethina tumida isolate Nest 87 chromosome 7, icAetTumi1.1, whole genome shotgun sequence genomic window:
- the LOC109598162 gene encoding glutaredoxin domain-containing cysteine-rich protein CG31559-like isoform X2 yields the protein MAETAAVPPLPPKTKQRSPLSATVPATDAVPQTLDVYHYRIQEVPDENVVKIHINPIVSNKDKRKSTTLINQERSVINFEECSSPNSLEEDEDTKNGSVVCEPACIRISVNSETEMVHGLNMETQNSPYFFYNCGMMSSGQISPSDTLDSGTCSDLDGTPPPLPKKKGSTGVSVTLIGGGHSAPSSSSGAEVDSDGESNISCDSLTSGKMSPVENHLLGSGKSSFLPQTLLQDIRQRNVKLTTPEPQIKSSTPVIDEKSYEERIEEEKTMTKNNKNKQLQFDADMFYNFHINEHQTDADNSDNVKCVVEDETFAGYKDLLGDGAATIRSAKGTVRGVKNRVRAGIATFLQINSTSKNYKEKEAGKVVVYTTTMGILRDTYQACMKVKQILRTLLVKFEERDVFMSSEYQSEIQERMHCEHILVPQVFVDGQHVGDAETIERLNESGELRRIMKPFKSIDACSTCKSCGGYRLLPCQVCNGSKKSVHRNHFTAEFVALKCMNCDEVGLVRCPSC from the exons ATGGCCGAAACAGCAGCCGTACCACCGTTACCTCCGAAAACCAAGCAACGCTCCCCACTATCAGCAACGGTACCGGCGACAGACGCGGTACCGCAAACCTTGGACGTGTACCACTACAGAATCCAAGAGGTGCCCGACGAGAATGTCGTCAAGATCCACATCAATCCGATCGTCAGCAACAAAGACAAACGGAAGAGCACCACATTGATAAACCAGGAACGTAGCGTGATCAACTTCGAGGAGTGCTCGAGCCCGAACTCCCTCGAAGAGGATGAGGACACGAAAAACGGTAGTGTAGTGTGCGAACCGGCCTGCATTCGTATCAGTGTTAACTCGGAGACGGAAATGGTGCATGGACTGAACATGGAGACGCAGAACAGCCCCTATTTCTTCTACAATTGCGGCATGATGTCGAGCGGTCAGATATCGCCGAGCGACACGCTCGATTCGGGCACGTGCAGCGACCTGGACGGCACGCCGCCGCCGCTGCCCAAGAAGAAGGGCAGCACGGGGGTGTCGGTGACCCTGATCGGGGGCGGGCACAGTGCGCCCAGCTCCAGCTCGGGCGCGGAGGTCGACAGCGACGGCGAGAGCAACATCAGCTGCGACTCCTTGACCAGCGGGAAGATGTCGCCGGTTGAAAACCATTTGTTag GCAGCGGCAAGTCGTCGTTCCTGCCCCAAACCCTCTTGCAGGACATCCGACAGCGTAACGTCAAACTGACCACCCCCGAGCCCCAAATCAAATCGTCTACGCCGGTAATCGACGAAAAATCGTACGAGGAACGTATCGAAGAGGAGAAAACAATGacgaaaaacaacaaaaacaagcAGCTCCAATTCGACGCCGACATGTTCTACAACTTCCACATCAACGAACATCAAACGGACGCGGACAATAGTGATAATGTAAAGTGTGTGGTGGAGGACGAGACATTCGCCGGTTACAAGGATTTACTTGGTGACGGGGCGGCCACCATCCGCAGTGCCAAAGGGACTGTGCGCGGGGTGAAAAATCGTGTACGGGCCGGCATCGCCACCTTCCTCCAAATCAACTCCACATCCAAG AATTACAAAGAGAAAGAGGCGGGAAAGGTGGTAGTTTACACAACGACAATGGGCATCCTAAGGGACACTTACCAGGCGTGCATGAAAGTCAAGCAGATCCTGAGGACACTTCTGGTCAAATTTGAGGAAAGGGACGTTTTTATGAGCAGCGAGTACCAATCCGAAATTCAGGAGAGGATGCACTGCGAACATATTCTTGTCCCGCAGGTTTTTGTCGATGGACAACATGTTGGT GACGCTGAAACAATAGAACGTCTAAACGAGAGCGGGGAATTGAGAAGAATAATGAAACCTTTTAAG AGCATCGACGCGTGTAGTACCTGCAAATCCTGCGGCGGATACAGACTCCTGCCCTGCCAGGTATGCAACGGCAGCAAAAAATCGGTCCACAGGAACCACTTTACGGCCGAATTTGTGGCCCTAAAATGTATGAACTGCGACGAGGTCGGACTGGTTCGGTGTCCGTCTTGTTAA
- the LOC109598162 gene encoding glutaredoxin domain-containing cysteine-rich protein CG31559-like isoform X1: protein MKKPEIANPCTMAETAAVPPLPPKTKQRSPLSATVPATDAVPQTLDVYHYRIQEVPDENVVKIHINPIVSNKDKRKSTTLINQERSVINFEECSSPNSLEEDEDTKNGSVVCEPACIRISVNSETEMVHGLNMETQNSPYFFYNCGMMSSGQISPSDTLDSGTCSDLDGTPPPLPKKKGSTGVSVTLIGGGHSAPSSSSGAEVDSDGESNISCDSLTSGKMSPVENHLLGSGKSSFLPQTLLQDIRQRNVKLTTPEPQIKSSTPVIDEKSYEERIEEEKTMTKNNKNKQLQFDADMFYNFHINEHQTDADNSDNVKCVVEDETFAGYKDLLGDGAATIRSAKGTVRGVKNRVRAGIATFLQINSTSKNYKEKEAGKVVVYTTTMGILRDTYQACMKVKQILRTLLVKFEERDVFMSSEYQSEIQERMHCEHILVPQVFVDGQHVGDAETIERLNESGELRRIMKPFKSIDACSTCKSCGGYRLLPCQVCNGSKKSVHRNHFTAEFVALKCMNCDEVGLVRCPSC, encoded by the exons ATAGCTAATCCGTGCACAATGGCCGAAACAGCAGCCGTACCACCGTTACCTCCGAAAACCAAGCAACGCTCCCCACTATCAGCAACGGTACCGGCGACAGACGCGGTACCGCAAACCTTGGACGTGTACCACTACAGAATCCAAGAGGTGCCCGACGAGAATGTCGTCAAGATCCACATCAATCCGATCGTCAGCAACAAAGACAAACGGAAGAGCACCACATTGATAAACCAGGAACGTAGCGTGATCAACTTCGAGGAGTGCTCGAGCCCGAACTCCCTCGAAGAGGATGAGGACACGAAAAACGGTAGTGTAGTGTGCGAACCGGCCTGCATTCGTATCAGTGTTAACTCGGAGACGGAAATGGTGCATGGACTGAACATGGAGACGCAGAACAGCCCCTATTTCTTCTACAATTGCGGCATGATGTCGAGCGGTCAGATATCGCCGAGCGACACGCTCGATTCGGGCACGTGCAGCGACCTGGACGGCACGCCGCCGCCGCTGCCCAAGAAGAAGGGCAGCACGGGGGTGTCGGTGACCCTGATCGGGGGCGGGCACAGTGCGCCCAGCTCCAGCTCGGGCGCGGAGGTCGACAGCGACGGCGAGAGCAACATCAGCTGCGACTCCTTGACCAGCGGGAAGATGTCGCCGGTTGAAAACCATTTGTTag GCAGCGGCAAGTCGTCGTTCCTGCCCCAAACCCTCTTGCAGGACATCCGACAGCGTAACGTCAAACTGACCACCCCCGAGCCCCAAATCAAATCGTCTACGCCGGTAATCGACGAAAAATCGTACGAGGAACGTATCGAAGAGGAGAAAACAATGacgaaaaacaacaaaaacaagcAGCTCCAATTCGACGCCGACATGTTCTACAACTTCCACATCAACGAACATCAAACGGACGCGGACAATAGTGATAATGTAAAGTGTGTGGTGGAGGACGAGACATTCGCCGGTTACAAGGATTTACTTGGTGACGGGGCGGCCACCATCCGCAGTGCCAAAGGGACTGTGCGCGGGGTGAAAAATCGTGTACGGGCCGGCATCGCCACCTTCCTCCAAATCAACTCCACATCCAAG AATTACAAAGAGAAAGAGGCGGGAAAGGTGGTAGTTTACACAACGACAATGGGCATCCTAAGGGACACTTACCAGGCGTGCATGAAAGTCAAGCAGATCCTGAGGACACTTCTGGTCAAATTTGAGGAAAGGGACGTTTTTATGAGCAGCGAGTACCAATCCGAAATTCAGGAGAGGATGCACTGCGAACATATTCTTGTCCCGCAGGTTTTTGTCGATGGACAACATGTTGGT GACGCTGAAACAATAGAACGTCTAAACGAGAGCGGGGAATTGAGAAGAATAATGAAACCTTTTAAG AGCATCGACGCGTGTAGTACCTGCAAATCCTGCGGCGGATACAGACTCCTGCCCTGCCAGGTATGCAACGGCAGCAAAAAATCGGTCCACAGGAACCACTTTACGGCCGAATTTGTGGCCCTAAAATGTATGAACTGCGACGAGGTCGGACTGGTTCGGTGTCCGTCTTGTTAA